The window ACGGGCCTAAAACAATCTATAGATTGTCATGGTAGCCGGGCTGCCAAGATTTATTCTTGATAAATCTTGTTCAAAACTGCAATTCCTTTCTTAATATTTGCCTAAATTTTAGGAAAGGATTGGATTCAATTGAAAAAAACGTTTACAACTGTCCTTATTGCGGATGACTCTCAGTTTATGAGGAATCATTTAAAACAACTTTTGTCCAATGACAACTTCAAGGTTGTGGCTGAGGCTTCCAACGGTTGTGAAGCCATTACACTCTATCAAAAAGTTCGTCCTGATGTTGTATTGCTTGACATCATCATGCCTTATAAAAATGGATTAGACGCTTTAAATGAAATCAAAAAGCATAATCCGAAAGCCAAAGTTGTCATATGCTCCTCCATGGGACAAAAAACTTTGATCATGGAAGCTCTTAAGCTAGGTGCCACTGACTTTATTGTGAAGCCTTTCTTTCAAGAATTAATTCCCATTTTGAAGAAAATTACTAGTTAAATCGAAAAGAAAACTTTCCCTCTATTTGCTTTACTAGCCATTTTATTTTTTCCAAAATAAAAACATGGTAAAATTGGAATTGTATATTGAAAAAATCGTAAAATTAAGATAATAATAATTTGGAATAAATGAGAACTTGCTAGGCGTGCTGCCCTCCATTCCAGCGTAATGAGCAGACATGGTAACTGGGAAAAGACCGGATCCATTAGTATTCGATGAGCTTATCTTGAAGATTTATTTTTTTGCATGTTATCTAGTACTATATTCATAGGTCTATTGGAGATGAATTCATGTACGAGAAAAGGCTATTTCATTCCAATAACGACCGTGCTAATTAAGTACTTTTATCAGATCATGTTGTTAAAACACTCATTAACTTTGCTTGAGTGTTATCCAAGATAGCTCTTTTCTCGAGGCCTGCCCTTTAAAAGTAAATAATGAAACGGCTATGATAACCTTTATAATTCACATACAAAATTTACTTTAGGGGGAATCATCATGAAAAAATGGTTTGGAATCTTAGCTTCTGGTTGTTTGATTTTAGGATTTTCTGTTTATTCCAGCCACGATACAGAGGCAGCAGTCAAAACCAAAACGTTCAAAAACTGCACAGAAATGAACAAAGTATACAAAGGTGGAGTTGCCCGTTCTGCAAGCGTAAAAAACAAGGGTGGAAAAACGCGCTATAAGCCATATGTTTCACAAGCTTTATATGATGCAAACAAAAAATTGGATCGGGATCACGATTTTATCGCGTGTGAAAGATAAATTCTGTATCCAAAATCTTTCAGTTAGGGGTGTTATTCAATGCCCAATATTATAGCAGGCTGCTTGGGGATCGTACTATTGCTAGTTTTATTATCTCTAGCAATAATAGTCATTAAATGGTTATTTATTAATATTTTGGGAGTTATCGGGATTATAGCCATGGTAGCAGGCATTGGCTTATTGAGTCAAAAAAATAAAAAATCCATCTCGATATCCACTTTTCTTTTCGGTTCTTTATTAACGCTTTTATGGTTTTCGCTAAAGGAACCATTCAATACATTAGCAGTATTTTTTATAGTTGCGTTCCTTGCGGCTTTAATTGCCACAATTATTTTTGGAATCAAACGAAATCGGGCTTGGAAGCAACTCTCCATAGCATCAATTGTTTTATTGGTTCTATCTGTAGTTTTTGCGTCAAATGCACCAGATCTTGAGAAAGACAAATCCCATCCAAATAAAACAGAAGTTGCTTCTACTGAGACGAAACAAAAATCAGATGATAGCAAAACTACTAAAGAACATAATGTTTCCAAAGAAAAACGTACACCAGTTTCTACCCCGTCATTAAAGTCATCATCTTATGATGATACGAATAAAAACTTAATTCCAGTTACTCTCATTGAAACTGTAGACGGTGATACCATCAAAGTTAACTACAAAGGCAAAGAAGAAACGGTTCGCTATTTACTTGTTGATACGCCAGAATCGAAAAAGCCTGGCACATGTGTTCAACCGTACGCTAAGGCTGCAGCAGAAAGAAACCGTGAATTAGTAAATAGCGGCAATCTGTCCCTTGAATTTGACAAGGGCAGCGAAAGAGATAAATACGGACGTCTACTTGCATATGTGTTTGTTGACGGTAAATCTGTACAAGAAGAACTGTTGAAAGAAGGATATGCCCGTGTTGCATACATATACGACCCGCCGTACAAATATCTATCAACATATGAAAATGATGAAAAAGCAGCTCAAAACAAGCACTTAAATATATGGTCAGAACCAGGCTATGTGACGGACAAAGGATTCAATGGTTGTGCAGCCGATCAAACCGCAAGTCATCACACGTCACACTCAACACATTCAACACAAAGTTCTCATACAAGCGTTGGATCAAGCTCTAGCTCTAATAACAACGCCAATACACAACCAACTGCTCCTTCTGCAACAACACCAAGTACTGGCCAAACAGATTTTGCAAATTGTACTGAACTTAGAAAAGTCTATCCAGATGGAGTTCCCGCTGGTCATCCAGCTTATCAACCTAAATTAGATAGAGATCACGACAATTATGCGTGTGAAAGAAATTAAGATAGCCCTCTCGGGGGCTTTTCTTTTTTCTCTGTAAGTCCCGCAAAAATAAAAAAGGTGATAAAGAATCTGTGTATCTACCAAATACTCCTCCTGAACCAATAGCAGGTCAGCGACGCCAATTATCTCTTAAGGATGATCGTAAAAAGAGGTTTGCCAAAAGTTTGGTGAGGGTGAGGCTTACGAGAAACCTCTAAAATTTATAAATCGGCACCAAAAAGGCACCAAAATTGATAGTTTGTTGCAATGGGTATAAGGAGATTCTACAATTTCTGTCCAGCACTGCTGAAAAGCATATCAAGGATCGTCAATCTTTTTGAATGCTAGTCGAGAACTAAAAAAACTTCTGCGATACGAGCAGCATTCACCTGATTAGAATATAACTTCTAACACAACTAATCATTTTCCCTAATATACTCCAATACCAACCACGGTTGTTAATTCTCAGTGATTTTACCATTTTCTCTACTGTTGCAAGTATATAACGCCATCTCTTGGTATCAAGGACAACAAATTTATTAAAGCAAAATTGTTATGTTCTGATTTAATTATTTTTTCTTATTCATTTCAAATATTAGATATATAGAAAGGCCAATTGGTACCGTCAAGAATTTTGTGTTATGTAAGATAGATAGGGTATCTCTGAAATGGATTTGGAATGGATAGGGGTTCGATTTCCTCTACACAGGAGACTGAATATTCAGTCTCCTGTGTGGAAAGGGAGAATCCCTTTATTTTGTTCGTTTACAATATTTGGTTAGTTATAACGTTTTTCAAACATTTGTTGAAGGGTTTCATAGGCTTCAGCAAATCCTCGTAATTTTCGTCCTGCCCATTTCTCATTAAAATCTTGGATGGTCAAATACACGACTTTTTCAGCGGCTTCTAAACTACTCAAACTGTTCATCGGCTTTAGACGTTTCCGAATCTCTTTGATCGTTCGTTCAATGGCATTGGTCGTGTAAATCACACTTCGAATACTGCTTGGATAATCCATAAATGTAAGGAGGACATCCAACTCATTGGCCCAAGATTGAACTTCTCTCGGATACTTGTTCGACCATTTCGACTCAAACTGTTGAAACATCTGTAACGCAATCTCCTTATTCGGTGCGCGATAAATCAGTTTGAGATCCTCTGCCACTTCAAATTGATCTTTTTTCCGAACACGATTTAAGGTATTACGTACTTTGTGAACGACACAGCGCTGCACATCGGCTTTCGGATAAACAGCCTTAAAGGCTTCCTCTAGCCCCGGAAGGCCATCAAATACGCCCAGAAGCACTTCCTGTACGCCTCTTTTGTAGAGCTGTTGAAGAATCTCTTGCCATCCATAGGCACTCTCCTGTCCTCCTACGAAAAAATCAAGAATTTCGCGATATCCTTCTTCGTTGACCCCCAACACCACATAAATCACTTCTTTCTCCACGGTATCGCGACGAAGTTTTACATACAATCCGTCTAAATATAAGACAGAATAACGTTTGTTCAGGGGACGTTTGTGCCATTTCTCAATGTCTTCTTTCACGATATCGGTCATACGACTGATCGTTGAAGGAGAATAGGCCTTGCCTAAAATTCGTTCAATAAACTTGCCAATTTCACGCGTACTCATACCACTTTGATACATCTTGATGATGGCTTCCTCGAGCCAGCCCGTATGGCGTTGGTAAGGGGTGAACAGCTGCGTTTGAAATTCCCCCTTTCGGTCTCTTGGAACAGAAAGTCCTTCGATACGACCATACTGCGTGTCTAGGTTTCGATGGTAATAGCCGTTTCTTCTATTCGACGTTCCCTCTTGTTCCATTTCGAGGAAAGTCTGGATTTCTTCCTTCATGATCAGCTCTAATTTTTCCTTTACAAACTCACGAATAACGTTTTCCAGTTGATTCATCCAATCTATATTCGATATACTCTTAGACATAGGTAGGGTACTCCTTTCTCTAGATGATTGGTCAAATCAGAGAATACCCTACCTTTTTCTTTTGGTCTAACTAAATGCTTGACACAAAATTTTATACATCATCGCTTAAATCGATTTTAGACATTAACTTTAGTTGACCTCCTTTATTTAAGGATAAACTTAAGTTTATTGTTTATCAAAATGCATTTAAAAGATTTTTCAGAAAAAAATGATTTATAAAATATTAAGAAACATGCTACTCCACACATTTTCAGATATACACATATTTCAGTGTTGGCCGAAGCCGGAGTGGATCTTCCAACAATCATGAAACATGTTGGACATGATGACAAGGAAACAGTCATGAAAATTTATATGCACGTTACGGAAAAAATGAAAAAGAATGCTTCAGAAAAAATAAAAATCCACTTCAGAAGCGTCCTAAATATTACAAATTCGCAAAAAATGTGAGTGATTTGTGATTATAAAAAAAGAAGGCTGCCGAAACAGCCTTCTTCCCTTGATATATAAGGGTTTTTTGATGTTTATTACATCATTCCGCCCATTCCGCCCATGTCAGGCATTGATCCGCCTTTGTTTTCTTCTGGGATGTCAGCTACAACAGCTTCTGTTGTTAAGAACATAGCGGCAACAGATGCTGCGTTTTGAAGTGCGGAACGAGTTACTTTTGTTGGGTCTACGATACCAGCGTCGATCATGTTTACCCATTCGCCAGTAGCAGCGTTGAAGCCGATTCCGACTTCTTCTTTTTTCAAGCGTTCTACAATGACAGATCCTTCAAGACCAGCGTTTTGTGCGATTTGGCGGATTGGTTCTTCTAATGCGCGAAGAACGATTTTCACACCAGTCGCTACGTCGCCTTCTGCTTCAATAGCAGCGACTTTATTGTAAACGTTCACTAGTGCAGTACCACCGCCGGAAACGATTCCTTCTTCTACAGCTGCACGAGTAGCGTTCAGAGCGTCTTCAATGCGAAGTTTGCGTTCTTTTAATTCTGTTTCAGTGGCAGCACCCACTTTGATCACAGCCACTCCGCCTGCTAATTTAGCAAGACGTTCTTGAAGTTTTTCACGATCGAATTCAGAAGTTGTTTCTTCTAATTGAGCGCGGATTTGATTTACGCGAGCAGCAATTTTGCTGGATTCGCCAGCTCCTTCTACGATCGTTGTATTTTCTTTCGTTACTACAACTTTTCCAGCACGACCTAATTGAGCAATAGTCGCAGATTTAAGATCTAATCCTAAATCTTCTGTAATCACTTCACCGCCAGTTAAAATAGCAATGTCTTCAAGCATTGCTTTACGACGATCACCAAATCCAGGAGCTTTTACAGCAACTGCGTTGAATGTACCGCGTAATTTGTTTACAACAAGTGTTGCAAGAGCTTCCCCTTCAACGTCTTCAGCGATCAAAAGAAGCGGTTTGCCTTGTTGTACAACTTGTTCAAGAACAGGAAGGATTTCTTGGATGTTAGAGATTTTCTTATCAGTGATTAAGATATATGGGTTTTCCAGAACAGCTTCCATTTTGTCAGAATCTGTTACCATGTATGGAGAAGCGTAGCCACGGTCAAATTGCATACCTTCTACGACATCTAATTCTGTCGTGAAACCTTTGGATTCTTCAATCGTGATAACACCGTCGTTGCCAACGCGTTCCATTGCTTCTGCGATCAATTCGCCAACTTCTTCATCAGCAGAAGAAATAGCAGCAACTTGAGCAATGGATTCTCTTCCTTTGATTGGTTTTGAAATGGCTTTTAATTCTTCAACAGCCACTTGAACCGCTTTTTCAATTCCTTTGCGGATGCCGACAGGGTTTGCACCGGCTGTTACGTTTTTCAATCCTTCACGGATCATGGCTTGAGCAAGTACAGTTGCAGTCGTAGTACCGTCCCCAGCAATATCGTTCGTTTTGCTGGCTACTTCAGCAACTAATTTAGCTCCCATATTTTCGAATGGATCTTCCAATTCGATTTCTTTCGCAATGGTAACCCCATCGTTCGTAATTAAAGGAGATCCGAATTTTTTCTCAAGAACCACGTTGCGTCCTTTTGGTCCAAGAGTCACCTTTACTGCATCCGCTAGTTTATCTACACCGCGGAGCATCGCACGGCGAGCATCTTCGCTGAATTTAATATCTTTAGCCATTTTGTAAAACCCCCTTAGTTAAAATATTGTCATTATGATAAAAATCGTTATTATTCTCCAATCACTGCTAAAATATCGCTTTCGCGAAGGATTAAGTATTCTGTACCTTGGTATTTCACTTCTGTACCAGCATATTTAGAAAAGATGATGCGGTCGCCAACAGACACTTCTGGTGCAACGCGTTCACCGCTGTCAAGAACGCGGCCTGTTCCAACTGCGATCACTTTGCCTTCTTGTGGCTTTTCTTTTGCCGTATCTGGCAATACAATGCCGCTTGCAGTTTTTTCTTCCGTTTCAACTAATTCAATTACGACGCGATCACCCAGTGGTTTTAACAAGTGAAACAACCTCCTTGTTTTCATATGTAATTTATATTGTTAGCACTCTATTCACCCGAGTGCTAACACATTAATAATAATAAATAAAACCCCTTTCTTTTGCAAGTATGATGCAAAAAATTTTATTCGAGATTTTTCGCCAGAATTCTCTTATCCGCGCGAGGGGAAAATGCCCGATGTTATCTTCTCCCTGGCCACAGTTTTATTCCTGTATTTGTATGAGTAAAATTATTGTGGGCAAAATTTAACCCCCTCATTTGTTGAGGGAACGTTAGAACGCTCAACAAATGAGGGGGCCACCAAGCGAAAGCGCGGTAGTTAATAAGCAAATAACATGAAAAAGAGGGTTACTCCTTGGTAGAATCTTAGTCAACCAAAACTAAATCACAAACAAAGGAGTAACCCCTCATGC of the Bacillus smithii genome contains:
- a CDS encoding response regulator, with amino-acid sequence MKKTFTTVLIADDSQFMRNHLKQLLSNDNFKVVAEASNGCEAITLYQKVRPDVVLLDIIMPYKNGLDALNEIKKHNPKAKVVICSSMGQKTLIMEALKLGATDFIVKPFFQELIPILKKITS
- a CDS encoding excalibur calcium-binding domain-containing protein, with the translated sequence MKKWFGILASGCLILGFSVYSSHDTEAAVKTKTFKNCTEMNKVYKGGVARSASVKNKGGKTRYKPYVSQALYDANKKLDRDHDFIACER
- a CDS encoding thermonuclease family protein is translated as MPNIIAGCLGIVLLLVLLSLAIIVIKWLFINILGVIGIIAMVAGIGLLSQKNKKSISISTFLFGSLLTLLWFSLKEPFNTLAVFFIVAFLAALIATIIFGIKRNRAWKQLSIASIVLLVLSVVFASNAPDLEKDKSHPNKTEVASTETKQKSDDSKTTKEHNVSKEKRTPVSTPSLKSSSYDDTNKNLIPVTLIETVDGDTIKVNYKGKEETVRYLLVDTPESKKPGTCVQPYAKAAAERNRELVNSGNLSLEFDKGSERDKYGRLLAYVFVDGKSVQEELLKEGYARVAYIYDPPYKYLSTYENDEKAAQNKHLNIWSEPGYVTDKGFNGCAADQTASHHTSHSTHSTQSSHTSVGSSSSSNNNANTQPTAPSATTPSTGQTDFANCTELRKVYPDGVPAGHPAYQPKLDRDHDNYACERN
- a CDS encoding IS256 family transposase, which produces MSKSISNIDWMNQLENVIREFVKEKLELIMKEEIQTFLEMEQEGTSNRRNGYYHRNLDTQYGRIEGLSVPRDRKGEFQTQLFTPYQRHTGWLEEAIIKMYQSGMSTREIGKFIERILGKAYSPSTISRMTDIVKEDIEKWHKRPLNKRYSVLYLDGLYVKLRRDTVEKEVIYVVLGVNEEGYREILDFFVGGQESAYGWQEILQQLYKRGVQEVLLGVFDGLPGLEEAFKAVYPKADVQRCVVHKVRNTLNRVRKKDQFEVAEDLKLIYRAPNKEIALQMFQQFESKWSNKYPREVQSWANELDVLLTFMDYPSSIRSVIYTTNAIERTIKEIRKRLKPMNSLSSLEAAEKVVYLTIQDFNEKWAGRKLRGFAEAYETLQQMFEKRYN
- a CDS encoding tyrosine-type recombinase/integrase, encoding MKKHATPHIFRYTHISVLAEAGVDLPTIMKHVGHDDKETVMKIYMHVTEKMKKNASEKIKIHFRSVLNITNSQKM
- the groL gene encoding chaperonin GroEL (60 kDa chaperone family; promotes refolding of misfolded polypeptides especially under stressful conditions; forms two stacked rings of heptamers to form a barrel-shaped 14mer; ends can be capped by GroES; misfolded proteins enter the barrel where they are refolded when GroES binds) → MAKDIKFSEDARRAMLRGVDKLADAVKVTLGPKGRNVVLEKKFGSPLITNDGVTIAKEIELEDPFENMGAKLVAEVASKTNDIAGDGTTTATVLAQAMIREGLKNVTAGANPVGIRKGIEKAVQVAVEELKAISKPIKGRESIAQVAAISSADEEVGELIAEAMERVGNDGVITIEESKGFTTELDVVEGMQFDRGYASPYMVTDSDKMEAVLENPYILITDKKISNIQEILPVLEQVVQQGKPLLLIAEDVEGEALATLVVNKLRGTFNAVAVKAPGFGDRRKAMLEDIAILTGGEVITEDLGLDLKSATIAQLGRAGKVVVTKENTTIVEGAGESSKIAARVNQIRAQLEETTSEFDREKLQERLAKLAGGVAVIKVGAATETELKERKLRIEDALNATRAAVEEGIVSGGGTALVNVYNKVAAIEAEGDVATGVKIVLRALEEPIRQIAQNAGLEGSVIVERLKKEEVGIGFNAATGEWVNMIDAGIVDPTKVTRSALQNAASVAAMFLTTEAVVADIPEENKGGSMPDMGGMGGMM
- the groES gene encoding co-chaperone GroES, producing the protein MLKPLGDRVVIELVETEEKTASGIVLPDTAKEKPQEGKVIAVGTGRVLDSGERVAPEVSVGDRIIFSKYAGTEVKYQGTEYLILRESDILAVIGE